AGCCCCCAACCGGGGGCTTTTTTCGTGACATGATTCACTTTCGTGGTGCCACCGGACACTTTCAGTGCAAAAAGGACGGCGTTCGCGCAAAAAGACGGGCGTAGGACACCGTCCTTTTCCGCGAACGCCGTCCTTTTTGCACACAATCGGAGTGTGCGGAGGTGGACGTGTGTCCGGTGGCAGGAAATGACACCGATCCCGCTTTTCGATGCCGGGATCCCGGGTACCGAAAGCGGGACCAGTATCAATTTCCATCGTGGCCCGCCGGTTCCGGGCGTGGCGCACCGGCGCCGAGGATGGCCCGCCGGCTGACCCGCCAGCCGCTCCACAGGGCGCCCCCATCGCCTCCACTTTCCCCCACAGTAGGACTTCCAGACGCCCCAAACGTGCTTTCGAGGGGTGTTTGAGTCAACGCCGGCCGCACAAGCCGCGCCGCGGTGGAATTTTCCCTCCACCATGGTCCACCTGCCGAAAACCGCGGCATCGCGCCAATCTTTAATGTGAACTGCATCGAACACGCCCACAAATGAAGTTGACGGTGGAGGATTGTGGAGTAATGTGGAGCACGTAGGAGGGGAATGGGGCTGGATGAGTCTCCAGGTCTCGACAATTAAGGTGGTGGGGAATGTTTCTCGGAACACACTCTCCGCGCCTTGATGAGAAGGGCCGGATCATCCTTCCCGCAAAGTTCCGGGAGGAACTTTCCAGTGGACTTGTCCTGACCAAGGGCCAGGAAAACTGCATTTACGTCTTCAGCGCACGGGAGTTTGAAAAAGTTCTGGCCCAAATGCAGGATGCACCACTGTCCAACATGGCGGCCCGGGACTACATTCGAATCTTTCTTTCAGGAGCATCGGACGAAGTTCCTGACAAGCAGGGCCGGGTAACCATTCCGGCACCATTGCGTGCGTATGCAGGTCTCGAGAAGGAACTGGTGGTCATTGGTGCCGGCAGCCGGGCAGAGATCTGGGATGCCGCAGCCTGGGCGCAGTACCTCAGCGCCAAGGAAGGTGCGTTCTCAGCAACTGATGAACAAGGCATCCCGGGCATCAACTAGCAAGCCGTCCAACAGGTCTGGCCCTAGCAGCACTACCGGCAACACCAGCAACAAGCACGGCAGGTAAGACGTTTCGCACCTCTTTCCTGGGCACTGACGGCGATCTTGTATGAGATCTCCAGCCGCCCCGCAAGGCCAATCCTGGCTCACCTTCCCCGGTGCCAGGCGTGGTACGGCGTGGCGCGGAGGGGGATCTGGTTCAAGAAAGCACCTTGCAACGACGCAAGGGGCAGTTTGGGCCAAAGCATAAAAGAGCAACAAGCAACAGCAGCAACAAGTATTAGTCGAAGAATTGCATTGCCACGGGGGATAAGAATTTCCCTCCCGGTTTTGACCGAAGAGAAACGGAGTCGTGATGACGTCGGAAAACCCCACGCCACCTACGTCCGAACGCCACACTCCAGTTCTAAAAGATCGCTGCATCAACCTCCTTGCCCCTGCCTTTGACGTGGCACGAGCGGCCGGGCGTACCCCCATTGTCATTGATGCAACCCTCGGCATGGGCGGCCACAGTGAAGCAATGCTGCAGCGCTACCCCGACCTTCATTTGATTGGCATCGACCGGGACACCGAAGCCTTGGGCCTGGCAGGGGAGCGGTTGGCACAGTTCGCGGACCGCACGGACCTGGTTCACGCGGTGTATGACGAGATTGCTGAGGTCCTGGCCGATCTTGGCGTTCCCGCGATTGATGGAATTTTGATGGACCTGGGCGTCTCGTCCCTGCAGTTGGATGAGCGGGACAGGGGTTTTGCCTACTCCTTCGACGCGCCCCTGGACATGCGCATGGACACCAGCCGTGGACAGACGGCCGCGGATGTTGTCAATAGCTACTCCGAGGAAGAGCTCGTGCGGATCATCCGCAAATGGGGCGAAGAAAAGTTTGCCGGCCGCATTGCGAACCACATCGTTGCCGCACGGGACAAGGCGCCGCTGACCCGCACCGGTGAATTGGTGGACATCATCCGCAACGTGGTCCCGGCCGGTGCGGCACGGACCGGCGGACACCCGGCCAAACGCACCTTCCAGGCCCTGCGCATTGAAGTCAATGAAGAACTCAGCGTCCTGGAAGCTGCCATCCCTGCGGCCGTCGATGCACTGGCGCTGCACGGCCGGGCCGTGGTCATGTCCTATCACTCGCTGGAGGACAAGATCGTCAAGGCGGTCTTTGCCGCCGGCTCAACATCGTCTGCCCCGGCAGGCTTCCCGGTGGAACTGGAAGAACACAAGCCCACCTTGAAGCGGCTGACCAAGGGCACCGAAATTCCCACAGCCGAAGAAATAGCAGAAAATCCCCGCGCCGCATCAGCACGATTGCGGGCAGTGGAAAAGATCAGGGTCAGGAGTGCCATATGAGCAAGGCAGCACGACGCACCATTCCCATCAATGAGGGCACGAGTGCGCGCGCGTTGACGATGCCTCTGCTTGATCCTGATCTGGTCCCAGACACCCCGGCGCCGGAGCGCACCAAGCCCCGAACCCCGCTCTCACTTGTGGTTTCCACCCCGAAGCGGGGCCGACAGCAACTGGTGGTGATCTTCTTCATGGTGATTGTTGCTGCCCTGGCAGTGGTTCTCGTCATGAGCATCTCGGTGTCCAAGGGGCAGTACGAATTGGTGGGATTGAAGAACCACCAGACCGACCTGCTCAAGGCCAACCAATCGCTGGAGCAGGAAATTGCTGCCAAGTCGGCACCCCAGGAACTAGTTGCCAACGCCGCTGCGTTGGGCATGGTCCCTGCCGGGACCACCGGCCAGATTGATGTGCGGACCAAGACTGTCAGCGGATCGCCGCAGCCCGCCAAGGCCGACACCAAGGGTCTCGTCAACATTCCGCCGGCACTCATCGACAAACCGCCTGCGGTCACCCCGAATGCCGAAAGCAAGGCTGCCGGAGATGCTCCGGTGAGTCCCGCAGCCACTGCCGCCCAGGACGAAAAAGCGGCGCAACAGCAGGACAAGGCTCCAGTGGCCGAGGTGCCGCCCGCACCCGTGACACCAGATCTCCACGGCGGCACCATCCCGGCCCCGGCCCAAAAGGACAGTTAGTCTTTAACCCACACAACGTGCCCACAGCAGGCAACGGCAACGCGCACAGCGAAAAAGCAAGGAACAGCAGTGGCACAAAATTCCGCCCAGTCAGCACATGGTGCAACTGCCCAAGAACTGAATAAAGTTGGCCGCGGACGCATGCGCCTGGGCTTCATCGTCATGATGGTCACCTTGCTGGTCATCGCGGGGCGCCTGGTCATGGTGCAGGGCCTGGATACGGGCAACATGGCCCAGGCTGCTGAAAACCAGCGCATGGTGGTGCAGACGCTCCCGGCTGTGCGCGGAAAGATCATTGACGCCAAGGGCAACGTCCTGGCGGAAAGCATTGTCCGCTACAACATCACCGTCTCGCAGATTAACTTCAAGGCGTACCCGGAGTACAAACACGGGACCACCGATCCGAAGACCGGCAAGACGACGACCGTGACATACACCAGCGACGAGGGACTCCAGCAACTCGCCGACG
This genomic interval from Arthrobacter sp. PAMC 25486 contains the following:
- the mraZ gene encoding division/cell wall cluster transcriptional repressor MraZ, translated to MFLGTHSPRLDEKGRIILPAKFREELSSGLVLTKGQENCIYVFSAREFEKVLAQMQDAPLSNMAARDYIRIFLSGASDEVPDKQGRVTIPAPLRAYAGLEKELVVIGAGSRAEIWDAAAWAQYLSAKEGAFSATDEQGIPGIN
- the rsmH gene encoding 16S rRNA (cytosine(1402)-N(4))-methyltransferase RsmH, with the protein product MTSENPTPPTSERHTPVLKDRCINLLAPAFDVARAAGRTPIVIDATLGMGGHSEAMLQRYPDLHLIGIDRDTEALGLAGERLAQFADRTDLVHAVYDEIAEVLADLGVPAIDGILMDLGVSSLQLDERDRGFAYSFDAPLDMRMDTSRGQTAADVVNSYSEEELVRIIRKWGEEKFAGRIANHIVAARDKAPLTRTGELVDIIRNVVPAGAARTGGHPAKRTFQALRIEVNEELSVLEAAIPAAVDALALHGRAVVMSYHSLEDKIVKAVFAAGSTSSAPAGFPVELEEHKPTLKRLTKGTEIPTAEEIAENPRAASARLRAVEKIRVRSAI